DNA from Kitasatospora acidiphila:
GCTGGGCAGCGACCCGGCGAGCGTGCCCGCGCTGCAGACCGCGCTGTTCGGCAGCCAGGCCAAGGCCCAGCCCGTCACCCAGCAGTGGCTGGACACCCTGGGGAAGGGCCCGGCGATCGACTTCCCCACGGTGCCCGGCCTCGACCCGACCGGCCGCAGCCAGGTGCCGTCCAGTGTGCGGCTCACTGATCCCAGCCAGGATTTCATCGGTCGGCTGGTCAGCACCCCGGACCAGGCCGACAAGGGCCTCTATGTGGTCGGCAAGGACCAGCTCTTCCAGGTGCCTCCGCTGGCCGCTCAGTTGATCAAGATGAACCCGCTCACCCAGGGCGCCTACGGGAGCGCCGCCCCGGGCTTCGCCACGCTCACCGCGGCCGACGTCTCCAAGTACCGGGCGGAGATCGACTGGACCGGGCCGCTGCATCTGAACAGCCTGTGGCCGCGGTCGGCCCCGTCCGGCCAGATCAACGTCGGTGACCCGACCACCGCCCGCCCGGTGATCTGCTCGACCTTCGAGGGCGGCTACTACGCCAACGACCTGCAGTTCGGCAACGACCCGAAGCGCTCCGTCTGGGCCGGCACCGAGTTCCCCGCGCTGGTCACCAGCGGCTCGACCACCGCCCATGTCAGCCCGGGCCACGGCCTGCTGTACCGGGCGATGGACAACGGCCAGCAGGGCTCCGGCAGCACCTTCCTGCTCACCGAGACCGGGCTGCGCTACCCGGTGCCGGTCACCAGCCAGGGCACTCCGAGCGGCTCCAGCCCCAGCCCGACCCCGTCGCCGGGGCAGCAGCAGGCTCAGCCGCAGGTCAACGAGGCGCAGGCGCGCCTGGGGTACAAGGACGTCGTTCCGGTGACGGTCCCCAGGGCGTGGTCCGACCTGCTCACGACCGGCCCGACCCTGAGCACCATGACTGCCACTCAGGAGCAGAACTCCTGACCCGACCGCGCCAGTTGCTCGTGGGCGTACGTCATAACTCGGTAACCAAGGCCCATATGGTGTTGGGACTGTCGGGACGGGGGACTACAGTCTTCCGCAGACGTCACACCGTGATGTCCTTCGGGCGGGCTGAGTAACCGAGCTCCCGAAGTAAGTCTGTCTCATGGGGGACGGTGGAACATGGCTGGTCAGTTCACGACGACCGCTGAGGAGATGCGGGCTCTTTCGACCCGGATCACCCAGGTCAACGAGCAGATCAACACGGAGGTCAAGAACCTCAACGCGCTCATTGGTGAGGTTGCGGGCGGCTGGCAGGGCCAGGCGGCGACGGCTTACCACACGCTGCAGCAGCGGTGGAACGACGACGTGACCGCGCTCAACAATGTGCTGAACGACATCCGCGGGGCCATCGACGCCACCACCAAGAACTACTCCACGACCGAGGATGACCAGCGCAGCGCGCTGAACGGCGTGCCGGGCGCCTGACC
Protein-coding regions in this window:
- the eccB gene encoding type VII secretion protein EccB, whose protein sequence is MASRRDELNAYTFARKRMVGAFLQPGNGGSDEDAPRPIRAVVPSIVVGALVMAGFGLWGMIKPSAPLDWDSGKNVIVGKDSTTRYVVLQNPDGSKMLHPVVNMASAKLVLPADSKVVFVADSVLDHYKSHGATIGIPYAPDKLPGATDAGQAKKWSVCDRPGSDDNHPVQGVFVAADQDANTLERPDRKLAGGDALLVQGPKQPNGAAVEYLVSPQGIAYQLGSDPASVPALQTALFGSQAKAQPVTQQWLDTLGKGPAIDFPTVPGLDPTGRSQVPSSVRLTDPSQDFIGRLVSTPDQADKGLYVVGKDQLFQVPPLAAQLIKMNPLTQGAYGSAAPGFATLTAADVSKYRAEIDWTGPLHLNSLWPRSAPSGQINVGDPTTARPVICSTFEGGYYANDLQFGNDPKRSVWAGTEFPALVTSGSTTAHVSPGHGLLYRAMDNGQQGSGSTFLLTETGLRYPVPVTSQGTPSGSSPSPTPSPGQQQAQPQVNEAQARLGYKDVVPVTVPRAWSDLLTTGPTLSTMTATQEQNS
- a CDS encoding WXG100 family type VII secretion target, which encodes MAGQFTTTAEEMRALSTRITQVNEQINTEVKNLNALIGEVAGGWQGQAATAYHTLQQRWNDDVTALNNVLNDIRGAIDATTKNYSTTEDDQRSALNGVPGA